The following proteins come from a genomic window of Mesorhizobium sp. 131-2-1:
- a CDS encoding response regulator transcription factor: MFRALVVEDQTLMRLALMNEVQASFEKCVVLGAETLNIATVELQNSHFDLVVIDPGLPGFDPTSQGDRVAVVDRIIEASPSAIHIVVTGSDNRCEADGFRRIGAAAYLGKTGLAPGVFSDVLDDISTKGFSLRLSRAVMTKPDYRFSVLTPREQEAIDMMAHRAPGVKRKEIFSLMADRLAIDAGSAEKYYKQARAKLMRQGHPLPQGL; the protein is encoded by the coding sequence ATGTTTCGTGCCCTGGTGGTCGAAGACCAGACGCTCATGCGTCTGGCTCTGATGAATGAAGTGCAAGCGAGCTTCGAAAAATGCGTCGTCTTGGGCGCGGAAACGTTGAACATCGCGACCGTAGAACTTCAAAACAGCCATTTCGATCTTGTCGTTATCGATCCTGGCTTGCCCGGTTTTGATCCCACCTCACAAGGCGATCGCGTCGCGGTCGTCGACAGGATCATCGAGGCTTCACCTAGTGCAATCCATATTGTCGTAACCGGTTCCGACAACCGTTGCGAGGCAGATGGTTTCCGGCGCATAGGCGCTGCCGCCTATCTCGGCAAGACCGGCCTCGCGCCCGGCGTGTTCAGCGACGTGCTGGACGATATTTCCACCAAGGGATTCTCCTTGCGCCTGTCGCGGGCTGTCATGACCAAACCCGATTACCGATTTTCCGTCCTTACACCGCGCGAACAGGAAGCCATCGACATGATGGCGCACCGCGCACCTGGCGTGAAACGAAAGGAGATCTTTTCGCTCATGGCCGATCGGCTCGCCATTGATGCCGGATCGGCCGAGAAATATTACAAGCAGGCTCGTGCCAAACTCATGAGGCAAGGTCATCCGCTCCCACAGGGGCTATGA
- a CDS encoding FkbM family methyltransferase — translation MASLTVHGIKVPVEPRDVSPVIWRALQSQSYEAKEAKWIFRAVKACDRVLELGSGIGIITALIAKIPGVQVWAFEANPATAELAKRVIAANDLDNVTYSQGILTAGPPRSFTFYVRRDLWMSSTDKDQGPYERELSILSADVDRFITDHRINALVMDIEGAEKELLQDAELPGIERIFLELHDHLYGLDGIRNITLALAEKGFAYDPRGSRGPCVLFAKNDGPREYEDVEDVA, via the coding sequence ATGGCCTCTCTAACCGTACATGGGATCAAGGTCCCCGTCGAACCGCGGGATGTTTCGCCGGTGATCTGGCGAGCACTTCAAAGCCAGAGCTATGAAGCGAAGGAAGCGAAGTGGATCTTCAGGGCAGTCAAGGCGTGCGATCGCGTACTGGAGCTAGGGTCCGGTATTGGCATCATCACCGCACTGATCGCAAAAATCCCCGGCGTTCAGGTGTGGGCTTTTGAAGCAAATCCGGCAACAGCGGAACTAGCCAAGCGCGTGATAGCGGCCAACGATCTCGACAATGTTACATATTCCCAAGGTATCCTCACAGCAGGCCCGCCGCGGTCCTTCACCTTCTACGTTCGCCGCGACCTTTGGATGTCTTCCACGGACAAAGACCAGGGACCGTATGAGCGGGAACTTTCGATCCTCTCGGCGGATGTCGATCGTTTCATCACGGATCATCGAATAAACGCCCTCGTCATGGACATTGAAGGTGCCGAGAAGGAACTTCTGCAGGATGCCGAGCTGCCCGGCATTGAACGCATCTTTCTTGAGTTGCACGACCATCTCTACGGCCTTGACGGCATCCGCAACATCACGCTTGCCCTGGCAGAAAAGGGATTTGCCTACGATCCGCGGGGCTCCCGAGGTCCATGCGTGCTCTTCGCCAAGAACGATGGACCCCGCGAATACGAGGATGTGGAAGATGTTGCATAA
- a CDS encoding sensor histidine kinase: MKFFHGRLLTVLPYLGMAAALGLSAWTFIQSNRYRQETDAILNQTFEIQWRAAQIRERLIRVYGYLRIADETGKLDADIDRQMALVSVNVAQLENLPYLNRFFPNHEAELLGGIRLTLEQKIAPLVSARTNYTQAIADMAKLEQSIYEISSSTVDHSATLQQTASIDIAASRNWFIFAIALGLGATFYLVIHQRYALANRRDQHMRSFASLFAHMTRSRVTALRLFLEHAQPDKRPSGEMLEAARSAAAELESITNGVLQIAYAPQDSSTMALGRLLEDLTRDRSSLVQVLVDPKARLHPVPAAPFRLVVNELIENALAALSGARNVRVLISATLKRHPFLPRSYLVLEVADKGSGMSPDIVAKATTPFFSTRAGNHTGLGLTACSQMVSTLKGRLIINSAPGAGTTVEIRIPVHSTAVAS, encoded by the coding sequence ATGAAGTTCTTCCACGGCCGTTTGCTCACTGTTCTTCCGTATCTCGGTATGGCTGCAGCGCTTGGGCTGAGTGCGTGGACATTCATCCAATCGAACCGCTACCGTCAGGAGACGGATGCCATCCTCAATCAGACTTTCGAGATTCAGTGGCGCGCGGCACAGATCCGCGAGCGCCTCATACGAGTCTACGGCTATCTTCGCATTGCCGACGAAACGGGCAAGCTTGATGCAGACATCGACCGACAAATGGCTCTAGTGAGCGTCAACGTCGCGCAGTTGGAGAATCTGCCCTATCTGAATCGCTTTTTTCCCAACCACGAAGCCGAACTCTTGGGCGGAATTCGCCTCACACTCGAACAGAAAATTGCCCCTCTTGTGTCAGCGCGCACAAACTACACCCAGGCCATTGCCGATATGGCCAAGCTGGAACAGTCAATTTACGAGATTTCCAGCTCTACCGTCGATCACAGTGCCACCTTGCAGCAGACAGCCAGCATCGACATTGCGGCCTCGCGGAACTGGTTCATCTTCGCCATCGCGCTTGGCCTGGGTGCCACATTCTATCTCGTTATCCATCAGCGCTATGCGCTAGCCAATCGCCGTGACCAGCATATGCGCTCGTTCGCTTCGCTGTTTGCGCATATGACCCGATCGCGGGTTACAGCCTTGAGGCTGTTTCTTGAGCACGCACAACCAGACAAGCGGCCGAGCGGCGAAATGCTTGAGGCTGCGCGCAGTGCTGCTGCCGAACTGGAATCGATCACCAACGGTGTGCTTCAGATCGCCTATGCACCACAAGATTCAAGCACCATGGCGCTCGGCCGACTGCTTGAGGATCTCACGCGCGATCGCAGCAGTTTGGTGCAAGTTTTGGTCGATCCCAAAGCACGCCTGCACCCTGTACCGGCGGCGCCGTTCCGGTTGGTGGTCAACGAGCTGATAGAAAACGCTCTGGCCGCGTTGTCCGGCGCCAGAAACGTACGAGTTCTCATCTCCGCGACCCTCAAACGACACCCATTCCTGCCGCGCAGTTATCTCGTGCTAGAAGTGGCGGATAAAGGCTCAGGCATGTCACCTGATATCGTTGCGAAGGCGACGACACCATTCTTTTCAACGCGAGCTGGAAATCATACTGGCCTTGGACTGACTGCATGTTCCCAGATGGTCTCGACGCTGAAAGGGAGACTCATTATCAACAGCGCACCCGGTGCCGGCACAACCGTAGAAATCAGGATTCCAGTGCATTCGACTGCCGTCGCTTCATAG
- a CDS encoding helix-turn-helix domain-containing protein yields the protein MVDNPLRANIALTLERERARRGLSHMHMAELFRTAEGEKLAYRTYIQTVRQKNNVTLATLQIMANGLQVSFAGLLAGGKKVPEWAHRLDDNAIRKRLAHIIDIERQRRTLHRYEMAELIGVAEATYMKLERASGNISVDTIAAIAKALKLDPATFLFSEKIPPTPDQPALNPARA from the coding sequence GTGGTCGACAACCCGTTGCGCGCCAACATTGCACTGACGCTTGAGCGGGAGAGAGCCAGACGCGGCCTATCCCATATGCACATGGCCGAACTGTTTCGGACCGCCGAGGGCGAAAAACTGGCCTATCGAACCTACATTCAGACTGTGCGTCAGAAAAATAATGTCACATTGGCGACACTGCAGATCATGGCAAACGGCTTGCAAGTGTCCTTTGCAGGGCTGCTCGCCGGCGGTAAGAAAGTTCCGGAGTGGGCGCATCGGTTGGACGACAATGCGATCCGCAAGCGGCTGGCCCACATCATCGATATTGAGCGACAACGACGTACTTTGCACCGCTATGAGATGGCTGAGCTCATCGGCGTGGCGGAAGCGACATACATGAAACTCGAACGCGCGAGCGGCAACATCAGCGTCGACACGATTGCCGCGATCGCCAAGGCGTTGAAACTTGATCCAGCGACCTTCCTCTTTTCCGAAAAGATCCCGCCAACACCTGATCAGCCTGCTCTAAATCCAGCCCGCGCGTAG
- a CDS encoding cation:proton antiporter domain-containing protein codes for MAFIWMPAAAYAAEKTGMSSEGIFVLEIILLLLVGRGIGELLERIGQPAVMGQLIGGILLGPSLLGWLWPAAERLVFAGDAAQKSMINAIAQLGVLMLLLLTGMETDLRLVRRVGRACFSISAAGVAVPFAMGFGAAQFMPASLLAEGSERLVAGLFLGTALSISSVKIVAMVVREMNFMRRDLGQVIVSSAIIEDTIGWIIIAITIGIATKGRIEIGSLVFTILGVGAFMAFSFTLGRRIVFDAIRWTNDTFRSEYAVVTVILAIMGAMALITDLIGVHTVLGAFVAGILVGESPILSRHIEGQLRGVITALFMPVFFGVAGLSADLTVLVDLQLAMLTVVLVAIASIGKFAGAFIGAELSGMSRREGIAVGCGMNARGSTEVIVASIGLSIGVLSHNLFTMIVTMAVITTLAMPPTLRWALGRLTLGETEKKRLEREEIDQRGFVAGLERLLVVVDEGVVGRFAAYLAGVVGAGKPTTVLHSSGEGEAEPGESSHIEEIEKGAEESREAAKKTDETPVREAPVTRRRHDAPLSTEAVAKEARKGYGMLLIGLGRSLTAKGGFTRRLDEIAGAFDGPLCLVLKPVGAGRQMPKLGPESGRILVPVNGTSVARRGAELALAIAAVTGAPVKMLYVARVGRDEPRDTVSHRRREAVLKDIVALADRYGVEIETAIRSRAAAADAIARQAGRQVALIVMGVARRPGDELIFGETTSSVLQRCPCPVVLISDARLRRDDEGREALRSGTG; via the coding sequence ATGGCGTTCATCTGGATGCCGGCCGCCGCCTACGCCGCCGAGAAGACCGGCATGTCCTCGGAAGGCATCTTCGTCCTTGAAATCATCCTGCTGCTGCTCGTCGGCCGCGGCATCGGCGAGTTGCTGGAGCGCATCGGCCAGCCGGCGGTGATGGGGCAACTGATCGGCGGCATCCTGCTCGGGCCCTCGTTGCTGGGCTGGTTGTGGCCGGCGGCCGAGCGCTTGGTGTTTGCCGGCGACGCGGCGCAGAAATCGATGATCAACGCGATCGCCCAGCTTGGCGTGCTGATGTTGCTTTTGCTCACCGGCATGGAGACGGATCTGCGCCTGGTGCGCCGGGTTGGCCGCGCCTGCTTCTCGATCTCGGCCGCCGGCGTGGCGGTGCCTTTCGCGATGGGCTTTGGCGCCGCCCAGTTCATGCCGGCCTCACTGCTTGCCGAAGGCAGCGAGCGGCTCGTCGCCGGCCTCTTCCTCGGCACGGCGCTGTCGATCTCCTCGGTCAAGATCGTCGCCATGGTGGTGCGCGAGATGAACTTTATGCGCCGCGACCTCGGCCAGGTCATCGTCTCCTCGGCGATCATCGAGGACACGATCGGCTGGATCATCATCGCCATCACCATCGGCATTGCCACTAAGGGCCGCATCGAGATCGGCAGCCTCGTCTTCACGATCCTGGGTGTCGGCGCCTTCATGGCGTTTTCCTTCACCCTCGGCCGCCGCATCGTCTTCGACGCCATCCGTTGGACCAACGATACTTTCCGCTCTGAATACGCCGTCGTCACCGTGATCCTCGCCATCATGGGCGCGATGGCGCTGATCACCGACCTGATCGGTGTCCATACAGTGCTCGGCGCCTTCGTCGCCGGCATATTGGTGGGCGAGTCGCCGATCCTGTCGCGCCATATCGAGGGTCAGTTGCGCGGCGTCATTACGGCACTGTTCATGCCGGTGTTCTTCGGCGTCGCCGGCCTGTCGGCCGATCTCACCGTGCTCGTCGATCTGCAGCTTGCGATGCTCACCGTGGTGCTGGTCGCCATCGCCAGCATCGGCAAGTTCGCCGGCGCCTTCATCGGCGCCGAACTCTCCGGCATGAGCCGGCGCGAAGGCATCGCCGTCGGCTGCGGCATGAACGCGCGCGGCTCGACCGAGGTCATCGTCGCCTCGATCGGCCTGTCGATCGGCGTGCTCTCGCACAACCTCTTCACCATGATCGTCACCATGGCCGTGATCACCACCTTGGCGATGCCGCCGACGCTGCGCTGGGCGCTCGGCCGGCTGACGCTCGGCGAGACCGAGAAGAAGCGGCTGGAGCGCGAGGAGATCGACCAGCGCGGCTTCGTCGCCGGCCTCGAGCGGCTGCTGGTGGTGGTCGACGAAGGCGTCGTCGGCCGCTTCGCCGCCTACCTCGCTGGTGTCGTCGGCGCCGGCAAGCCGACGACGGTCCTGCATTCGAGCGGCGAGGGCGAGGCGGAGCCCGGCGAAAGTTCGCATATCGAGGAGATCGAAAAGGGCGCCGAGGAGAGCCGCGAGGCGGCGAAGAAGACGGACGAGACGCCGGTGCGCGAGGCGCCCGTCACTCGCCGCCGGCACGACGCGCCGCTCTCGACCGAGGCGGTGGCGAAGGAAGCGCGCAAGGGCTACGGCATGCTGTTGATCGGGCTTGGCCGCTCGCTGACCGCCAAGGGCGGCTTCACCCGACGCCTCGACGAGATCGCCGGCGCCTTCGACGGCCCGCTCTGCCTGGTGCTGAAGCCGGTCGGCGCCGGCCGTCAGATGCCGAAGCTCGGCCCCGAGTCGGGCCGGATCCTGGTGCCGGTCAACGGCACGTCGGTAGCGCGCCGCGGCGCCGAGCTGGCGCTGGCGATCGCTGCAGTCACCGGCGCGCCGGTCAAGATGCTCTATGTCGCCCGGGTCGGCCGCGACGAGCCGCGCGACACCGTCTCGCATCGCCGCAGGGAAGCGGTGCTGAAGGACATCGTCGCGCTGGCCGATCGCTACGGCGTCGAGATCGAGACCGCCATCCGCAGCCGCGCCGCCGCCGCTGATGCCATTGCCAGGCAGGCCGGCAGGCAGGTGGCGCTGATTGTCATGGGCGTGGCGCGGCGGCCGGGCGACGAGCTCATCTTCGGCGAGACGACGAGCAGCGTGCTGCAGCGCTGTCCGTGCCCCGTGGTGCTGATCTCCGACGCCCGCCTGCGCCGCGACGACGAGGGCAGGGAGGCGCTGAGGTCGGGGACAGGGTGA
- a CDS encoding aspartate aminotransferase family protein — protein MSTDLMPNRYRPGASHLPRREAELIARRDGVLGASYRLQYRRPVHFVRGEGMWLYDPDGRAYLDFYNNVPSLGHCHPEVNAAMAEQAGQISANTRYLEPRLVDYAERLVDTFPNEIDRVVFTCTGSESNDLALRIARFASGNEGVIVSSYAYHGTSAAVAAVSPNLGDAVNLSPFVRMVSLPGPSGMPEAQAADFFQAQVRSAILDLNRRGIGVAALLMDSIFSSDGVWVDPPGFIASGVATVREAGGLVIADEVQPGFGRTGAHMWGFERHGIVPDLVTLGKPMGNGFPIGAVVGRKSPMERFGATARYSNTFAGNTVGIATADAVLTILQRDQIPQNALAMGQRLRAGVEKIAKRHDGVRGIRNAGLFIGVDMGPEGAPAASRRAMALDVVNAMRDDAVLISSTGASEDTLKVRPPLVCQAEHVDLFLASLERALIKVRG, from the coding sequence ATGTCCACAGATCTCATGCCTAATCGTTACAGACCCGGCGCATCCCACCTTCCCAGGCGCGAGGCGGAGCTGATTGCCCGCCGCGACGGCGTTCTAGGGGCTTCTTATCGGCTGCAATATCGCCGGCCCGTGCACTTTGTTCGCGGCGAAGGGATGTGGCTGTACGATCCTGACGGGCGGGCCTATCTCGACTTCTACAATAACGTGCCGTCTCTCGGCCACTGCCACCCGGAAGTGAATGCCGCTATGGCCGAGCAGGCGGGCCAGATCAGCGCCAACACGCGCTATCTCGAGCCGAGACTTGTCGACTATGCCGAGCGGTTGGTCGATACCTTCCCGAACGAAATTGATCGGGTCGTTTTCACCTGCACGGGGAGCGAATCCAACGATCTGGCCTTGCGAATCGCGCGATTTGCCAGCGGCAACGAAGGCGTGATCGTATCCTCCTATGCGTATCACGGCACAAGCGCTGCGGTCGCCGCGGTGTCGCCGAACCTGGGCGACGCAGTCAATCTCAGCCCGTTCGTGCGCATGGTATCGCTGCCCGGACCGTCCGGCATGCCAGAAGCCCAGGCCGCGGACTTCTTCCAGGCGCAGGTCCGTTCAGCCATTCTGGATCTGAACCGTCGTGGCATCGGCGTTGCGGCCCTGCTTATGGACAGTATCTTTTCCAGCGACGGCGTGTGGGTCGATCCGCCTGGCTTCATCGCCAGCGGCGTGGCGACTGTGCGGGAGGCTGGTGGCCTCGTCATCGCCGACGAAGTTCAACCGGGCTTCGGGCGAACGGGCGCCCATATGTGGGGCTTCGAGCGGCACGGGATCGTTCCGGATCTCGTGACCCTAGGCAAGCCGATGGGCAACGGATTTCCGATCGGCGCTGTCGTTGGCCGCAAATCCCCGATGGAGCGGTTCGGCGCCACTGCGCGCTACTCGAACACGTTCGCCGGCAATACGGTTGGCATCGCGACCGCAGACGCTGTACTGACGATCCTGCAACGTGATCAGATCCCCCAGAATGCGCTTGCCATGGGCCAGCGCCTCCGCGCGGGCGTGGAGAAAATCGCAAAGCGACATGATGGCGTTCGTGGGATCCGAAATGCCGGACTCTTCATTGGCGTCGACATGGGTCCTGAAGGCGCTCCGGCAGCGAGCCGGCGTGCAATGGCTTTGGATGTGGTCAACGCAATGCGGGATGATGCCGTTCTTATCAGCTCGACAGGGGCTAGTGAGGACACACTCAAGGTGCGCCCGCCGCTGGTTTGCCAGGCCGAGCATGTCGATCTCTTCCTTGCATCCCTAGAGCGCGCGCTCATCAAGGTCAGAGGCTAG
- a CDS encoding phosphotransferase enzyme family protein: MPAALLKRHYGLAGLIATLSSEVERTVEVNLTDGRRLILKTSTRPEAIGSFRFQTAAMAALQGAGGFVAPEVLRTGSGALMFEEEGVCGYLQSRIEGVPLHWETPAPELLFRIGSALARLDLALERVNVPAAHRPVLWHIGCWSRLMELEQYLPSGGIADSVRAAMAEYVELIEPQIANVAWQVTHNDPSPFNMLVTGQGVGFIDFGDGCWSPRIQDLAIAASHVVKDPALPLGGAEHLIAGYASVIALSTLEASMLAGLMRARQSALILVNYWRSHLFPADAQYIKKNVARAEHGLSILASLDGRAGEAAVVAAISSSRPPVG; this comes from the coding sequence ATGCCGGCGGCACTACTGAAGCGCCATTATGGGTTGGCGGGATTGATCGCGACATTGTCCTCCGAGGTCGAGCGGACGGTCGAGGTCAACCTCACGGACGGCCGCCGACTGATCCTGAAGACCTCGACAAGGCCGGAGGCGATTGGCAGCTTCCGTTTCCAAACCGCCGCCATGGCGGCCTTGCAAGGGGCTGGGGGCTTCGTTGCACCCGAAGTGCTCCGCACGGGCAGCGGCGCGTTGATGTTCGAGGAAGAGGGGGTATGCGGGTACTTGCAGAGCCGGATTGAGGGCGTTCCGCTGCACTGGGAGACGCCTGCTCCAGAGCTGCTTTTTCGAATTGGCAGCGCTCTGGCCCGGCTGGACCTTGCCCTTGAGCGGGTCAATGTGCCCGCGGCCCATCGCCCTGTTCTTTGGCATATCGGGTGCTGGTCGCGGCTGATGGAACTGGAGCAATACCTACCATCCGGTGGGATTGCCGACAGCGTCCGCGCGGCGATGGCCGAGTATGTGGAGTTGATCGAGCCACAAATCGCGAATGTAGCCTGGCAGGTCACTCACAATGATCCCAGCCCGTTCAATATGCTGGTGACTGGCCAGGGAGTGGGGTTTATTGATTTTGGCGATGGCTGCTGGAGCCCCAGGATTCAGGATCTGGCGATCGCAGCAAGTCACGTGGTAAAGGATCCGGCCCTTCCCTTGGGTGGGGCCGAACATCTGATTGCCGGCTATGCATCAGTAATTGCGCTTTCGACGCTGGAAGCAAGTATGCTCGCCGGGCTGATGCGGGCGCGGCAAAGCGCATTGATCCTGGTCAATTACTGGCGCTCCCACCTTTTCCCGGCTGACGCCCAGTACATTAAAAAGAACGTCGCGCGTGCCGAGCACGGCCTCTCCATCTTGGCGTCTCTTGATGGCAGAGCGGGCGAGGCGGCAGTCGTGGCCGCGATATCGTCGTCGCGGCCGCCAGTAGGGTGA
- a CDS encoding haloacid dehalogenase type II, with translation MARFRPKYVTFDCHGTLINFQMAEAARDLLGHLLDGPRMDEFIRNFQGYRLDEVMQDWKPYADIVHNALERACRRNNVPFRAEDAETIYNRIPTWGPHPDVPAGLARLAKEIPLVTLTNSMVAQIPSNVAKLGAPFHAVLTAEEAGAYKPHFKAFEYMFDMLGCGPEDITHVSSSFRHDLMSAYDLGIQSKVWVNRGHEPANPYYEYTEIRDVTQLPGVFGI, from the coding sequence ATGGCTCGCTTCCGGCCGAAATACGTAACCTTCGATTGCCACGGCACGCTGATCAATTTCCAGATGGCGGAAGCCGCTCGGGACCTACTCGGTCATCTTCTGGATGGGCCGCGCATGGATGAATTCATCAGGAATTTCCAAGGTTACCGCCTCGATGAGGTGATGCAGGACTGGAAGCCCTACGCGGATATCGTCCACAACGCGCTCGAGCGCGCCTGCCGGCGCAACAATGTCCCGTTCCGTGCCGAAGACGCTGAAACGATCTACAATCGTATCCCGACGTGGGGACCGCATCCGGACGTGCCCGCGGGATTGGCCAGACTGGCCAAGGAAATTCCGCTGGTAACCCTGACGAACTCCATGGTGGCGCAGATTCCGTCGAACGTGGCAAAGCTCGGTGCGCCCTTTCATGCCGTCTTAACTGCCGAAGAGGCGGGCGCCTACAAGCCGCACTTCAAGGCGTTCGAATACATGTTCGATATGCTCGGATGCGGCCCGGAGGACATTACGCACGTTTCCTCGTCGTTCCGCCATGATCTGATGTCCGCCTATGATCTGGGCATCCAGAGCAAGGTCTGGGTAAACCGCGGCCATGAGCCGGCCAACCCCTATTACGAGTACACCGAAATCCGCGATGTGACGCAGCTACCAGGCGTGTTCGGGATCTGA
- a CDS encoding aldehyde dehydrogenase family protein — MTAPLEHLSRNGRVDRFFIGGEWREPSGTATGDVINPATEKVMTRFPLGNGEDVDAAVSAARLAFATWSRTKPEYRVSLLDRLHALLEARSELLAQCLTLEMGASIGYARTAQVPLAIAHVKTARDVLTSFTFVEQRGHTAVTREPVGVCGLITPWNWPLYQLTAKVAPALAAGCTLVLKPSELSPLSALLFAEAIEEAGFPAGVFNLVNGDGLCVGAALASHANVDLISITGSTRAGIAVAQAAAPTVKRVAQELGGKSPNVVLPDADLDRAISLGIAAAFRNLGQSCSAPTRMIVPRAQLAEIESIAERAADEIVVGDPLAETTTHGAIANRAQFDRIQTMIGVGISEGAKLITGGEGRPGGLNAGLYVKPTIFSEVRTGMRIAQEEIFGPVLCIIPYETVEEAVTIANDTVYGLGAHVQGRDMDRAKDVASRIRAGQVHLNYPAWDPHAPFGGFKQSGNGREYGLEGMLEYLEVKSILGYF, encoded by the coding sequence ATGACCGCACCCCTCGAGCACCTGTCCCGCAACGGCCGCGTGGATAGGTTCTTCATTGGCGGCGAATGGCGCGAGCCGAGTGGCACCGCTACGGGCGACGTTATCAATCCGGCCACGGAAAAGGTCATGACTAGGTTTCCGCTCGGAAACGGCGAGGATGTGGACGCAGCCGTTTCCGCCGCCCGCCTGGCATTTGCTACCTGGAGCCGGACAAAGCCGGAATACCGCGTGAGCTTGCTCGATCGCCTGCATGCGTTGCTCGAAGCGCGCAGCGAACTGCTTGCACAATGCCTCACCCTGGAAATGGGCGCGTCGATCGGGTATGCGCGCACAGCGCAGGTACCGCTGGCCATTGCCCATGTGAAGACCGCCCGCGATGTCCTGACATCGTTCACCTTCGTCGAGCAGCGCGGCCACACGGCCGTCACCCGCGAACCGGTCGGTGTCTGCGGGCTGATTACGCCGTGGAACTGGCCGCTCTACCAACTCACCGCCAAGGTCGCGCCGGCACTTGCCGCGGGCTGCACACTCGTGCTGAAGCCAAGTGAACTCTCTCCGTTGAGCGCCCTTCTGTTCGCGGAGGCGATCGAGGAAGCCGGCTTCCCGGCGGGTGTCTTCAATCTCGTCAATGGGGACGGCCTCTGCGTCGGGGCGGCTCTTGCGTCCCATGCCAACGTCGATTTGATCTCGATTACCGGCTCTACCCGTGCAGGCATTGCGGTGGCCCAGGCGGCAGCGCCGACTGTGAAGCGCGTCGCGCAGGAGCTCGGCGGTAAGTCGCCGAACGTGGTCCTGCCGGATGCTGATCTCGATCGCGCCATTTCTCTGGGCATAGCCGCCGCCTTCCGCAATCTCGGTCAGTCATGCAGCGCGCCAACGCGCATGATCGTGCCGCGCGCGCAGCTTGCGGAGATTGAGTCGATAGCCGAGCGCGCCGCGGACGAGATCGTCGTTGGCGATCCTCTGGCGGAGACCACCACCCATGGTGCGATCGCCAACCGAGCCCAGTTCGACAGAATCCAGACCATGATCGGCGTCGGCATTTCCGAAGGCGCGAAGCTCATCACTGGTGGGGAGGGTCGTCCAGGCGGCCTGAATGCCGGGCTCTACGTCAAGCCGACCATTTTTTCCGAGGTGCGCACGGGCATGCGTATTGCCCAGGAGGAAATCTTCGGTCCGGTCCTCTGCATCATCCCATATGAGACGGTGGAGGAGGCCGTCACCATCGCCAACGACACCGTCTATGGCCTCGGGGCGCATGTGCAGGGCAGAGATATGGACCGAGCCAAGGACGTCGCGTCGCGGATCCGCGCCGGTCAGGTGCATCTCAACTACCCGGCCTGGGATCCCCACGCACCGTTTGGCGGCTTCAAGCAATCCGGAAACGGGCGCGAGTACGGCCTCGAGGGCATGTTGGAGTATCTCGAGGTCAAATCCATCCTCGGCTATTTCTAA